In the Anastrepha obliqua isolate idAnaObli1 chromosome 1, idAnaObli1_1.0, whole genome shotgun sequence genome, one interval contains:
- the LOC129253231 gene encoding E3 ubiquitin-protein ligase hyd isoform X1 — translation MSAIQFLIQALPGTDEQLIDRLREVSEKINRFGFGTHRIFEQLKIPVKEVVIGPSHIGVLLEDGKAFRAAFSINSERLDLHRLDTNKNNANNSSNVSTNSKNVAPSSSRQLARSRARLMRTTGRSGSGNQSSGSRSTGVIIGGGPSSRPIVTVPATYVPEELISQAEVVLQGKSRNLIIRELQRTNLDVNLAVNNLLSRDDEEAEDTEEAGDNYVPEDLISLLDNGFHGDNSSVIIDPSDGLFSEEIFSNYSSIRNLLFDRIRSERNQSSSSNSDNQGRSTTTSGGVLSGNNSLSAQISSVSVDREAFSRWRDRQYYGPRRWLNKDDYVWDNNGDLKKKDTTSSSPIWISEELQPWPDKNGTIKFKRIGGLYSDFIALSETGELHQWKWSEPEPYKAEMENVYHSKTISLNVTEKVEQISANFIRCSVVTETGRVATWMDDQLGHLGAKFEHPAIMFNEFVMDPIASINVCSLYTAVRTENNNVYWWGVLPFDQRRYLWDKFRTKTKKPFKSITSDISVGTQVIMKKCPIYQAGSIGFTCFNGIPKIGQLQNSVWDFSDVCRFKIISILTQSSTEKPQLGSCCPVSAEKDCIKTPNSSTANMQPSSSKTISSTKETTDRIDMPPPPSPASSTCSDTGSVTSHKRAKRMATKDDIENKKDEELWQLKDVVFVEDKVGPVGKVLKVDGDFVAVRFPISSTTTAGTASGNGSEGKDDDWQQCRLLRREDVQVYKTNMTSRGPDWLQKLPRKVNINNCNESTGFQLLAMAVDVRGIHVIKKNGSKISYSLFNLYNSKQEQSCQFPTDCVSFLGANPNNISIICNNDNSGNTSNILVCDGNRALYPIAKDCLGSIKDPQWLDLPPVKSVSMGMIPLSGAGNIKSKLCLTALLFEDQKLMPHILRCDIKNVFAILSHLEKEERNEIVAITEERCDGGRNVFHACVVMCAPTSNKETEEKKSFSGLGRSTPLANAVFSNCPNLSSHLDVNNSVPVANTGSSSGTNAASGSMRESRSVSLREMMNRLINTEPEQNNAGHSMASIDDQIYIPQWSVEGNSANPVINDVISGEVEDEISKNISATVPNMNSSTSVPTPNYVYEPMQRREYAILILQQMCSSAIFRPYLHQMLSSKDSQGRTPFMISVYTRAYEAGIILLNTILSLSEKDTSLKNSMIFPSGSPPDQSPLYVICYNDTCSFTWTGADHINQNIYECKTCGLTGSLCCCTECARVCHKGHDCKLKRTSPTAYCDCWEKCKCKALIAGNQNKRFALLCKLASCTDLVTKFNSKGESILLFLIQTVGRQTIEQRQYRANARVRNVGSGGANSNSRKSSSIDIEADMPEHDLEPPKFARKALERLLVDWHAVRSMIMTGAEKNENAPQQQPNSTDASNTESYNMYLQSQQGSTLLDKFTHNLFVKCSGDHLETLLMTLVREMQDSNIPGRRKDAESVARRFVRSVVRVFVIFSLEKMPNPERRKSNLASNKHIQSCVKVFQSLYKISIEELCEVSESLISPVRLGVVRPTAPFTMSSTSIDSSDDLFSVEPLAPSSTTETPPEPVSNQDGNLSNTSGYNIQSNFSIDNIDIIRDAHESEETNNRGNSNHGQEEDILDSGRHDEVIQDDESDNDFPFNDPETESDSDDNQSNQDAQRSVQTGATVGSETDIGVLFLEDESGDSSPQEEEASEDGETDEHSDDFNFADQPLERRNNSSNVRTDLAPQSMQWAIRSRDTARSSVRVPAGSNLVFIDPMALRRSTVPASSTVAVPPQDQHTMATTASNLARAFGIIVRQISDLLNNFACQLTTDVEKPTYKTQMEEAIQLQIYIEKRLKRTWDWMYAIMDGTEPQLKFGAYLTNFTDPTHPLHPLNLNAQNNSNQTSSSSVGINMIGSSTRRDFFTYCLSLMRAHTSEHRDALPVLDITAFRHIAYVFDGFIYYMRNNSNFYETADHFSNANIANANENEDTDDEFSNVTNEEMFPDNNPSTATAVPLSATTRRHSFFIRSDSTLSLGCLAPDSFDLPLDVAIPLADKPHLLQPNSKREDLFANIPVLSSAVENTNAVENMTVAPIKLGFSSYKSAKSSENMEEEINSKFGSIEPMEIGESIPAPETEPAVSNSVHSGRPEIIITPNKFQRTEEEIGHASTARSVIVRASSIVKKPENEKNTTRLSLQENFKRTSMSVNNFPPRGINFCKQFSSVTPSWNILLGRWKLTLDLFGRVFMDDVGMEHGSLLPELRGFPVKEIRFRRHMEKLRNGQQRDLILCKLERNRESLIIQTFKELNAQFGSQARRTQTPLTFNRVKVTFKDEPGEGSGVARSFYTSIAEALLATAKMPHLESTHIGINSKYGAPFSSILRNRGVSNREPPTLQRRASGNKIFWRTSRERKLLNYDARPYIPTSTITDNSADNSNDHLSVHLQQLGERLFPKIYSINATNASKITGMLLEIPTPQLLSILSSEDTLRQKINEALDIITYKQKSEANNASNQTQKKMIPVVLLEQCQIEDNEPLFYSPGKRGFYTPRQGYGSFERINAFRNVGRLIGLCLLQNELLPLFLQRHVFKFILGRKVKFHDLAFFDPIIYESFRQLIQNAQSDEGDAMIQRMELFFVIDLMKEEGGGSVELLPGGREIQVTCSNLFEYLRRYTEYRLIKSQEKALEALRDGVFDVLPDNCMNSLTAEDLRLLLNGVGDINVSTLISYTTFNDESSEGSDKLLKFKRWFWTIVEKMNTSERQDLVYFWTGSPALPASEEGFQPLPSVTIRPADDSHLPTANTCISRLYIPLYSSKTILRSKLLIAIKSKNFGFV, via the exons CTGATAATAAGAGAGCTACAG aGGACTAATTTAGACGTTAACTTGGCAGTTAACAATTTGCTTTCTCGAGACGACGAAGAAGCAGAAGACACTGAGGAAGCAGGAGATAACTATGTCCCGGAGGATTTAATATCTTTACTCGATAATGGATTTCATGGTGATAATAGCAGTGTGATAATAGATCCATCCGATGGTCTTTTTTCTGAAGAAATATTCAGCAACTATTCCAGTATTCGCAA TTTGCTGTTCGATCGCATACGCAGCGAAAGGAATCAGTCCAGTTCTAGTAACTCCGATAATCAAGGCAGGTCAACAACTACCTCAGGTGGCGTACTGTCTGGAAATAATAGCTTGTCTGCGCAAATATCTTCTGTGAGTGTCGATCGTGAGGCATTCAGTCGTTGGAGAGATCGCCAATATTATGGGCCGCGACGCTGGTTAAATAAGGATGATTATGTTTGGGATAATAACGGAG aCTTGAAAAAAAAGGACACGACATCAAGTTCTCCAATTTGGATTTCGGAGGAATTGCAACCTTGGCCGGACAAAAATGGCACAATTAAATTCAAAAGAATTGGAGGATTATATTCTGACTTCATTGCGCTTTCAGAAACGGGAGAACTGCACCAGTGGAAGTGGTCAGAGCCGGAACCTTACAAAGCGGAG ATGGAAAATGTGTATCATTCAAAAACTATAAGTCTAAATGTAACGGAAAAAGTAGAGCAAATTTCTGCTAACTTTATTCGCTGTTCAGTGGTAACTGAGACTGGTCGAGTAGCAACTTGGATGGACGATCAATTAGGACACCTGGGAGCTAAATTCGAACACCCAGCAATAATGTTCAATGAATTCGTTATGGATCCAATAGCATCTATTAATGTTTGCTCTTTATATACCGCAGTAAGGACTGAAAACAACAATGTGTATTGGTGGGGTGTTTTACCTTTTGATCAACGCCGATATCTTTGGGACAAATTCCGCACAAAGACTAAAAAGCCATTTAAATCCATAACCTCAGATATCAGTGTTGGAACACAGGTGATAAtgaaaaaatgccctatttATCAAGCGGGATCTATTGGTTTTACGTGTTTTAATGGCATACCAAAGATAGGTCAGTTGCAGAATTCTGTCTGGGATTTTAGCGACGTGTGTCGATTCAAGATCATTTCCATATTAACACAATCTAGTACAGAAAAACCTCAGTTAGGTTCCTGTTGTCCAGTAAGTGCTGAAAAAGATTGTATAAAAACTCCTAACTCATCAACGGCTAATATGCAACCATCAAGTAGTAAAACAATTAGTTCTACAAAGGAAACCACGGATCGCATTGATATGCCACCACCTCCTTCACCTGCATCAAGTACATGTAGTGATACTGGTAGTGTGACTTCTCATAAACGCGCAAAGAGAATGGCTACTAAAGACgatatcgaaaataaaaaagatgaaGAACTTTGGCAATTAAAAGATGTTGTGTTTGTAGAAGATAAGGTGGGACCTGTTGGAAAAGTCTTAAAAGTCGATGGAGATTTTGTAGCGGTTCGTTTTCCAATTTCGTCAACTACCACTGCCGGTACTGCTAGTGGCAACGGCAGTGAAGGTAAAGACGATGATTGGCAACAGTGTCGACTTTTACGTCGTGAGGATGTTCAggtatataaaacaaatatgacatCCCGCGGCCCAGATTGGCTGCAAAAGCTTCCTAGAAAAGTCAATATAAATAACTGTAATGAATCAACTGGTTTTCAATTATTAGCCATGGCTGTCGACGTCCGGGGTATtcatgttataaaaaaaaatggaagcaAGATTTCCTATAGCTTGTTTAATCTATATAACAGCAAGCAAGAACAAAGTTGCCAATTTCCTACGGATTGCGTGTCGTTTTTAGGAGCTAATCCCAATAATATAAGCATTATCTGCAATAACGATAACAGTGGCAACACCAGCAATATTCTAGTATGTGATGGAAATCGGGCTCTTTACCCTATTGCTAAAGATTGTTTGGGGTCAATAAAAGATCCGCAATGGCTTGATTTGCCACCTGTAAAAAGTGTATCGATGGGTATGATACCCTTATCTGGTGCAGGAAATATTAAGTCTAAACTATGTTTGACTGCATTACTCTTTGAAGATCAGAAGCTTATGCCTCATATTTTGCGGTGTGACATTAAAAACGTATTTGCCATACTTAGTCATTTAGAAAAAGAAGAACGCAATGAAATTGTTGCCATTACAGAGGAGCGTTGTGATGGGGGACGTAATGTTTTTCATGCATGCGTTGTCATGTGTGCACCCACATCAAACAAAGAAACTGAAGAAAAGAAATCTTTTTCTGGCCTTGGCAGATCAACACCTTTAGCTAATGCTGTATTTTCAAATTGTCCGAACCTTTCAAGCCATTTGGATGTAAACAACAGTGTGCCTGTGGCGAACACAGGATCTTCGTCAGGTACGAATGCAGCTAGTGGTAGTATGCGAGAAAGTCGGTCGGTTAGCTTACGAGAAATGATGAATCGTCTAATTAATACTGAGCCGGAGCAAAATAATGCGGGGCACAGTATGGCGTCTATAGATGATCAAATTTATATACCGCAGTGGTCAGTGGAGGGGAATAGTGCGAATCCGGTAATAAATGATGTTATTAGTGGTGAAGTCGAAGATGAAAtctcgaaaaatatttcagcCACTGTTCCAAATATGAATTCATCCACAAGTGTACCTACACCAAATTATGTTTATGAACCCATGCAACGCCGAGAGTATGCAATTTTGATTTTGCAACAAATGTGTTCATCTGCAATATTCCGCCCTTATTTACATCAAATGCTCAGTTCAAAGGATTCTCAAGGCCGAACGCCATTTATGATATCAGTATACACACGCGCCTACGAAGCCGGTATAATACTTCTTAACACAATTTTGAGCTTGTCAGAAAAAGATACTTCGCTTAAGAATTCTATGATATTTCCATCAGGATCACCGCCTGATCAGTCTCCTTTATATGTTATATGTTATAACGATACATGTTCATTTACATGGACTGGGGCCGATCATATTAATCAGAACATTTATGAGTGTAAAACATGTGGCCTAACGGGGTCATTATGTTGTTGCACAGAATGTGCTCGTGTTTGCCACAAAGGTCATGATTGCAAATTGAAACGAACATCTCCTACTGCTTACTGTGATTGCTGGGAGAAGTGTAAATGTAAAGCCCTTATTGCTGGAAACCAAAATAAACGTTTCGCTCTTTTGTGCAAATTGGCTTCGTGTACTGATTTAGTAACAAAGTTCAATTCAAAAGGTGAATCAATTTTGCTCTTTCTCATACAAACAGTTGGTCGCCAGACAATAGAACAGAGACAATATCGGGCCAATGCGCGAGTACGAAATGTGGGAAGCGGCGGTGCTAATAGCAATTCGCGTAAATCTTCTTCTATTGATATCGAAGCGGATATGCCAGAACATGATCTTGAACCGCCAAAGTTTGCACGAAAAGCTCTTGAACGATTATTAGTTGACTGGCATGCAGTTCGATCTATGATTATGACTGGtgctgaaaaaaatgaaaatgctcCTCAACAGCAACCGAATTCAACAGATGCTTCAAATACTGAGAGTTACAATATGTATCTTCAAAGTCAACAAGGTTCCACACTTCTAGATAAATTCACACacaatttatttgtgaaatgcAGTGGAGATCATTTGGAGACGCTATTAATGACACTAGTTCGTGAAATGCAAGATAGTAATATTCCGGGTCGTAGAAAAGATGCTGAATCAGTAGCTCGACGATTTGTACGGTCCGTTGTGCGTGTCTTTGTTATTTTCAGCTTAGAGAAAATGCCAAATCCCGAGCGGAGAAAATCAAACTTGGCTTCAAACAAACACATTCAAAGCTGTGTAAAAGTTTTTCAATCATTGTATAAAATCTCAATAGAAGAACTCTGCGAGGTATCCGAGTCTCTGATTTCACCTGTGCGCCTTGGTGTGGTTCGGCCGACAGCTCCATTTACGATGTCTTCTACAAGTATTGAT AGTTCGGATGATTTATTTAGCGTAGAGCCACTTGCTCCTTCGTCCACCACAGAAACGCCACCTGAACCAGTATCAAACCAAGACGGGAACCTTTCTAATACATCTGGATATAACATTCAATCAAATTTTTCTATTGATAATATTGACA taaTACGAGATGCACATGAAAGTGAAGAAACTAACAACAGGGGAAACAGTAACCATGGGCAAGAGGAAGATATTTTAGATTCTGGACGACATGATGAGGTTATTCAGGATGATGAAAGCGACAATGATTTTCCGTTTAACGATCCAGAAACTGAGTCTGATTCTGATGACAACCAAAGCAATCAAGATGCGCAACGAAGTGTTCAAACTGGTGCTACAGTGGGTTCTGAAACAG ATATTGGGGTTCTCTTTCTCGAAGATGAGTCTGGCGATTCGTCTCCTCAGGAAGAGGAAGCTTCTGAAGATGGTGAAACAGATGAGCACTCTGACGATTTTAATTTCGCTGATCAACCATTAGAACGTCGAAATAATAGTTCAAATGTTCGTACTGATTTAGCCCCACAATCTATGCAATGGGCGATTCGCAGTAGAGACACAGCTCGATCTTCTGTTCGAGTTCCAGCCGGATCAAACTTAGTTTTTATTGACCCCATGGCATTGCGTCGATCTACTGTGCCAGCGAGTTCTACGGTAGCTGTTCCACCCCAAGATCAGCATACCATGGCAACAACTGCAAGTAACTTGGCTCGTGCATTCGGAATAATAGTTCGGCAAATATCAGATCTTCTAAACAATTTTGCTTGCCAACTTACCACTGATGTCGAAAAACCTACATATAAGACACAAATGGAGGAAGCAATTCAGCTACAA ATCTACATTGAAAAGCGGCTAAAACGCACTTGGGATTGGATGTACGCAATTATGGACGGAACAGAACCCCAATTAAAGTTTGGTGCTTATCTAACGAATTTTACTGACCCAACTCATCCTCTTCATCCCCTTAATCTAAATGCCCAAAATAATTCTAACCAAACCAGTTCTTCATCAGTTGGGATCAATATGATAG GCTCATCAACTAGACGAGATTTTTTCACATATTGTTTATCTTTGATGCGAGCTCATACCTCAGAACATCGCGATGCTTTGCCTGTTCTGGATATAACAGCATTCCGACACATAGCTTATGTGTTTGATGGATTTATTTACTATATGCGTAATAACTCCAATTTTTATGAAACAGCTGACCATTTTTCAAACGCAAACATTGCGAATGCGAACGAAAATGAAGATACAGATGACGAGTTTTCTAACGTAACAAATGAAGAAATGTTTCCTGACAATAATCCTTCTACAGCCACAGCTGTGCCTCTATCAGCAACAACCCGCCGACATTCCTTTTTTATTCGATCTGATTCAACTTTAAGCCTTGGCTGTTTAGCACCGGACAGTTTTGACTTACCATTGGATGTTGCAATACCTCTAGCTGATAAACCACACCTTCTTCAGCCAAATTCAAAGCGAGAGGACTTATTTGCGAATATACCAGTACTCTCTTCAGCCGTAGAAAATACAAATGCAGTAGAAAATATGACTGTAGCTCCAATAAAGCTGGGATTTTCCAGCTACAAATCAGCAAAAAGTTCTGAAAATATGGAGGAAg AAATAAATTCCAAATTCGGGAGTATTGAGCCTATGGAAATTGGTGAAAGTATACCCGCTCCCGAAACAGAACCAGCAGTTAGTAATTCTGTACATTCCGGTCGACCAGAAATCATTATTACtccaaataaatttcaaagaacGGAAGAGGAAATTGGTCATGCGTCAACTGCACGTAGTGTTATCGTTCGAGCGAGTTCAATAGTCAAAAAGCCGGAAAATGAGAAGAACACAACACGCTTGTCTTTACAGGAAAATTTTAAGCGAACGAGCATGTCTGTAAATAATTTTCCACCACGAggaataaatttttgcaaacagtTTTCTTCCGTGACGCCATCTTGGAATATTTTACTTGGGCGATGGAAATTAACACTGGACCTATTCGGGAGGGTTTTTATGGATGATGTTGGAATGGAGCATGGGTCATTACTACCAGAACTGCGAGGATTTCCGGTAAAAGAGATAAGATTTCGAAGACATATGGAAAAGTTACGCAACGGACAACAACGCGATCTTATATTATGTAAACTAGAACGCAATCGTGAAAGTTTAATAATTCAAACATTTAAAGAATTGAATGCTCAATTCGGAAGTCAAGCAAGACGAACACAAACACCATTGACTTTTAATCGCGTAAAAGTTACCTTCAAGGACGAACCTGGCGAAGGATCTGGAGTAGCGCGCAGTTTTTATACATCAATCGCTGAAGCATTGCTAGCCACTGCAAAAATGCCGCATTTGGAATCTACTCATATTGGCATAAACAGTAAATATGGGGCTCCATTTTCAAGTATTTTACGAAATCGAGGAGTCTCAAATAGAGAGCCGCCCACACTACAGAGGCGCGCGTCgggtaataaaattttttggcgCACTTCTCGGGAAAGAAAGCTACTGAATTATGATGCTAGACCATATATACCGACTTCGACCATTACAG ATAATTCAGCAGATAACTCCAATGATCATTTATCAGTGCATTTACAGCAGCTCGGCGAAAGGCTTTTCCCAAAG atttattcaataaatgCTACCAATGCGTCCAAAATAACTGGTATGTTGCTTGAAATTCCGACACCCCAACTCCTATCTATTTTGTCCTCTGAAGATACTCTAAGACAAAAGATTAACGAAGCTCTTGATATAAtaacatataaacaaaaatcagaAGCAAATAATGCGTCAAATCAAACTCAGAAGAAAATGATACCTGTCGTTTTGCTTGAGCAGTGCCAAATTGAAGACAATGAACCATTATTTTATTCACCTGGTAAACGAGGTTTTTACACTCCAAGACAAGGCTATGGCTCGTTTGAACGAATAAATGCATTCAGAAATGTTGGAAG gTTAATAGGCTTGTGTCTGCTGCAAAATGAGTTACTTCCACTATTTTTGCAACGGcacgtttttaaatttatacttgGGCGAAAAGTTAAATTCCACGATTTAGCATTTTTCGATCCAATAATATACGAATCGTTTAGGCAACTTATACAGAATGCCCAATCAGATGAAGGCGATGCCATGATTCAGCGCATGGAGCTATTTTTTGT TATCGATCTAATGAAAGAGGAAGGTGGAGGAAGCGTCGAACTGCTACCGGGAGGACGTGAAATTCAAGTTACTTGCAGCAATCTTTTTGAGTACTTAAGACGTTACACCGAATACAGATTGATCAAATCGCAGGAGAAAGCTTTAGAA GCACTACGAGATGGCGTGTTTGACGTGCTACCAGATAATTGTATGAACAGTTTAACTGCTGAAGACTTACGTTTGCTCTTGAATGGTGTTGGCGACATAAATGTATCGACGTTGATATCTTACACAACATTCAATGATGAATCCAGTGAGGGATCTGATAAGTTATTGAAATTTAAGAGATGGTTTTGGACTATAGTTGAAAAAATGAATACGTCGGAGCGGCAGGATTTG GTATACTTTTGGACTGGTTCCCCGGCACTACCAGCGTCAGAAGAAGGTTTTCAGCCGCTACCATCGGTAACAATAAGACCAGCTGATGACTCTCATTTACCAACAGCAAATACATGTATCTCAAGGCTGTACATACCCTTATATTCAAGCAAAACGATTTTACGGAGCAAATTGCTTATAGCTATAAAATCGAAAAACTTTGGTTTCGTATAA